The nucleotide sequence GGAAAGATAGAGAAGATTTCTGATACCGTCAATGATACCTACTTAAAGTCCAACGGCCAAGCCGATGGGGTTAAGAGCTATGGAAGAATGGTGGATTTATTGTTGGCGGAGTACAAGAGTGGTAGAATGGAGTAAGTGCATGAAATAACACAACGAAGTAAGCGTAAAATAGTCCCCACCTATTATTCAGATGGGGACTCTGCTATACTTGTTTTGATTTACAGTATTTAGGTAAGGTAGATGACCAAGGCAATAAAGAATCTAAAACTTCAGAATCATTTATATCAACATTTGGAAACTGCTCAAATAAGTACTTTAAGTATTCAAAAGGATTAAGATCATTTTCCTTTGCAGTTTCAATAATACTATAAGTAACTGCACTTGCCTTTGCTCCCTGCGGAGTATTGGCGAACAGCCAATTTTTTCTCCCAATGACAAATGGCTTTATTGCCCTTTCGGCGCGGTTATTGCTAAGTTCCAGCCTGCCATCTTTGAGTATACTCATCAGTTTATCCTTCTGATTGAATGAGTAATTGACAGCTTTCCCGTAACTTGATTTGGGTAGTGCAAGAGCGTGTTCCTTTTCAATCCATGAGAAATAAGCCTCTAGCATTGGTTTAAGTTTGCTAAGGCGTTCATCATACCGGTCTTCAGATGACAAACTTGATAGTTCTTCCTCAAGCTTAAACATTTCATCAATATATTTGACTCCTTGATAAGCAGAGGTATACATGTAGCTTTCTTTATCAGTCACTGCCTTTAAGGTATCAGTGAAATACCTCCTTGCATGTGCGAAGCACGCTACGAGAGTAACTTCCATGGCACCGCCGGCTTTGGAATCTTTCAAAAGTTTGTCATAACCGTCATAGGCATCAACATGAAGATAACCCTTAAATCCATTTAAGAAGGTTTTGGCATTATCTCCTGCCCTTGATGGCTGATAATCGTATAGAACAATAGGCTCATGCCCATTGCCTGTACGGTACATCCACATATAAGACCTTGTTGTGGCCTCACGGCCCGGCTCATTGAGAACTTCTAGTTCTGTTTCGTCCGCATGAGCTACATCATAGTCCGTAAGGTATTTACGTAGACGCAGGTACAAAGGATTCAGCCAATCTTGTGCAGCCCGAATAATCCAGTTAGCCATGTTTTGACGGTTAACTGGTAAACCACGCCGCTTGTATTCTTGTTCCTGCCTATAAAGAGGAGTAGCATCTACATATTTCCTAGTCATGATATATGCTATTATAGAAGGGGATGCTATACTTCCCTTAATGACAGGCTTAGGGGTTGGCGCCGAAATCATTGGGACAGTTATATCTTCCTTTTCACATTTCCGACAGGAATAAATCATGCTGTGGATTTCTTTTACGATAATTTGTGCCGGGATGACCTCCAGCTCTCTGCGGATTTCGGAACGCACCTCATGGAGTTGACCGCCACATTGAGAACAAACCTGTTCTTCAGCTGAGAGCTTATATTCAACTATTTGCTTAGGAAGATCTGAAAGATCTTTTTCACGTTTTCCTTTAAGCTTTTTAGCCTTGGATGAAGATTGTTGTTGCTTTGCACAATCATCTAAATTAGGCTCAGCAGTAAAAGGCTGTCGCTCACTTTCAGCCTCGTTAAATATTGGCATGTTAATCTGACCATCTATATTCTTTTCACTGGATTTACCAAATAGTCTCTGCTTGTTGAGCTTGTATTGCTCTTCATACCATTTTAGTCTAAGCTCAGCCTGCTCCTTTTCAATGCTGAGTTTTATGAAGGCATCCTCTAGCTCTTTACGACTGTAATTCTCTAAGTTAAATGATTTTACTTCTGTTTTACTCATACTTATATTATACACTTTTCATACAAAATTATCAAGAAAAAAAGTCGTAAAAAGCTAGTGTTTTCAACGGTTTTAGAAGTTTTAAAGAGTTGGAAATTATCCACTTTTTGATTGAATTTTTTAGGGTTATCCACAAAAAATCAAATGATTTTTCTCTGCATAATATCACGATGTACTCCCTTTTGGTTAATATCCAGTCCATCTAAAAGCCAGCGGAGCTCCCGCTCCGTTACATGTATAACTTTGTCTTTAGAATTATTAGGCCACTTAAAGCGACCTTTTTCCAAACGGCGATAGTAAAGCCAGAATCCATTCCGCTCCCAATAGAGCAACTTGAGTTTGTCGCGTTTAGCGTTGCAGAATACAAAAAGTGCATCAGAGAATGGATCTAACTTAAAATTCATCTGAACGATGATGGCGAGACCGTCAATAGATTTTCTCATATCAGTACTTCCAGCAGCCAAAAATA is from Clostridium thermarum and encodes:
- the tnpB gene encoding IS66 family insertion sequence element accessory protein TnpB (TnpB, as the term is used for proteins encoded by IS66 family insertion elements, is considered an accessory protein, since TnpC, encoded by a neighboring gene, is a DDE family transposase.) → MLNLKQTSNVFLAAGSTDMRKSIDGLAIIVQMNFKLDPFSDALFVFCNAKRDKLKLLYWERNGFWLYYRRLEKGRFKWPNNSKDKVIHVTERELRWLLDGLDINQKGVHRDIMQRKII
- the tnpC gene encoding IS66 family transposase gives rise to the protein MSKTEVKSFNLENYSRKELEDAFIKLSIEKEQAELRLKWYEEQYKLNKQRLFGKSSEKNIDGQINMPIFNEAESERQPFTAEPNLDDCAKQQQSSSKAKKLKGKREKDLSDLPKQIVEYKLSAEEQVCSQCGGQLHEVRSEIRRELEVIPAQIIVKEIHSMIYSCRKCEKEDITVPMISAPTPKPVIKGSIASPSIIAYIMTRKYVDATPLYRQEQEYKRRGLPVNRQNMANWIIRAAQDWLNPLYLRLRKYLTDYDVAHADETELEVLNEPGREATTRSYMWMYRTGNGHEPIVLYDYQPSRAGDNAKTFLNGFKGYLHVDAYDGYDKLLKDSKAGGAMEVTLVACFAHARRYFTDTLKAVTDKESYMYTSAYQGVKYIDEMFKLEEELSSLSSEDRYDERLSKLKPMLEAYFSWIEKEHALALPKSSYGKAVNYSFNQKDKLMSILKDGRLELSNNRAERAIKPFVIGRKNWLFANTPQGAKASAVTYSIIETAKENDLNPFEYLKYLFEQFPNVDINDSEVLDSLLPWSSTLPKYCKSKQV